The Thermanaerovibrio acidaminovorans DSM 6589 genome contains a region encoding:
- the hslU gene encoding ATP-dependent protease ATPase subunit HslU gives MMDLTPRMVVEYLDRHIVGQSKAKRAVAVALRNRIRRRRLPEELAREVYPKNILMVGPTGVGKTEIARRLAKLVGAPFVKVEATKFTEVGYVGRDVESMIRDLVEVAFQMVRSRRLEEVSPEARRRAEERVLDALLPSPKPRTEGLNFLKLLGVEGSQEEAAPEEPDERRSATREKLRELLRARKLDERTVEVEVFESPLPNVAVMGPMGGEGLDLGDMLGGLFPKRPRRKSMTVAKALEELEADEADKLLDRESLSREAVRLAEEEGIVFIDEMDKIASSGASHGPDVSREGVQRDLLPLVEGTVVNTKYGPVRTDHVLFIAAGAFHKVKPSDLAPELQGRFPIRVELEPLGEEDLYRILVEPQGSLTVQYGELLRTDGVELKFLDEGLREVAQMAHRMNREMEDIGARRLHTLMEMLLEDLSFEAPDGVRGEVTVDREYVASRVGGLLEERDPRRYLL, from the coding sequence ATGATGGATCTCACGCCCCGGATGGTGGTGGAGTACCTGGACCGGCACATAGTGGGGCAGTCCAAGGCCAAGCGGGCGGTGGCGGTGGCGTTGAGGAACCGGATAAGGCGTCGTCGCCTTCCGGAGGAGCTGGCCCGGGAGGTCTACCCCAAGAACATCCTGATGGTGGGTCCCACCGGGGTGGGTAAGACCGAGATAGCCCGTCGGCTGGCCAAGCTGGTGGGGGCCCCGTTCGTCAAGGTGGAGGCCACCAAGTTCACCGAGGTGGGCTACGTGGGCAGGGACGTGGAGTCCATGATCCGGGACCTGGTGGAAGTGGCCTTCCAGATGGTGAGGTCCCGCAGGCTGGAGGAGGTGTCCCCCGAGGCCCGGCGTCGGGCGGAGGAGCGGGTCCTGGACGCGCTGTTGCCGTCCCCCAAGCCCAGGACGGAGGGTTTGAACTTCCTGAAGCTCCTTGGGGTCGAGGGGTCCCAGGAGGAGGCCGCGCCGGAAGAGCCCGACGAGAGGAGGTCCGCCACCCGGGAGAAGCTGCGGGAGCTTCTGAGGGCCCGCAAGCTGGACGAAAGGACCGTGGAGGTGGAGGTCTTCGAGTCCCCGTTGCCCAACGTGGCGGTGATGGGCCCCATGGGGGGCGAGGGTTTGGACCTGGGGGACATGCTTGGTGGGTTGTTCCCCAAGCGTCCCCGGCGCAAGTCCATGACGGTGGCCAAGGCCCTGGAGGAGCTGGAGGCCGACGAGGCGGACAAGCTGCTGGACCGGGAGTCCTTGAGCCGGGAGGCGGTGCGCCTGGCGGAGGAGGAGGGTATCGTCTTCATCGACGAGATGGACAAGATAGCCTCCAGCGGGGCCTCCCACGGGCCGGACGTGAGCCGGGAGGGGGTTCAGCGGGACCTTCTGCCCCTGGTGGAGGGGACGGTGGTGAACACCAAGTACGGACCGGTGAGGACCGACCACGTGCTCTTCATCGCCGCCGGTGCGTTTCACAAGGTGAAGCCCTCGGACCTGGCGCCGGAGCTCCAGGGCCGGTTCCCCATAAGGGTGGAGCTGGAGCCCCTGGGGGAGGAGGACCTGTACCGGATACTGGTGGAGCCCCAGGGGAGCCTGACTGTCCAGTACGGGGAGCTGCTCCGGACCGACGGGGTGGAGCTTAAGTTCCTGGACGAGGGGCTCCGGGAGGTGGCCCAGATGGCCCACCGGATGAACCGGGAGATGGAGGACATAGGGGCCCGGCGGCTGCACACCCTGATGGAGATGTTGCTGGAGGATCTCAGTTTCGAAGCCCCCGACGGGGTGAGAGGGGAGGTCACGGTGGACCGGGAGTACGTGGCGTCCCGGGTGGGTGGGCTGCTGGAGGAGAGAGATCCGAGAAGGTATCTTCTATAG
- the fliF gene encoding flagellar basal-body MS-ring/collar protein FliF, protein MDRLKEQLERLKGFFLGLERWQRYSLVGAGALVLASLVLLAFVAGRTAYDPLFSGLTMEDQGAVVEYLKEQKIPFKVDPGANAILVPRRNVYEARIALAQMGIPKGGVVGFEIFDQPKMGMNDFQQRVAYARALEGELSRTISKIDAVEEARVSIVIPEQRLFLEEQRPSTASVLVRLKPGREIGQEQVRGIVNLVARSVEGLRPEDVTVVDTSGKVLSDLIHDDNLIYMSGSDGRAVSSVQRELERQQEQELERKVRVMLEKVFGPGKAVVRVRVELDFDKKSTSRREFIPGPDGKGVIRSQQNVEESYTGPGTPPGGAPGTTTNIPGYVVNPNQGGNVEYNKTDTVTNYDITTQESQTQSTPGAIKRLSASVIVDGQLDEAASQNLRQTVAAAIGIDEARGDRLVIQAMKFDTTLADQMLAQLEAERRQRLIGAALVGLLVLLAAGGFGFLWYRRRKLAALARLVPQEGEQKAPSLKELLENPELMTAQGELAILEEQLRLYASNNPEEVANLIKNWLAEES, encoded by the coding sequence ATGGACAGGCTTAAGGAGCAGTTGGAACGGCTCAAGGGCTTCTTCCTTGGGCTGGAGAGGTGGCAGCGGTACTCCCTGGTGGGGGCCGGGGCGTTGGTCCTGGCCTCCCTGGTGCTTTTGGCCTTCGTGGCCGGGCGGACCGCCTACGATCCCCTCTTCTCGGGGCTCACCATGGAGGACCAGGGGGCGGTGGTGGAGTACCTGAAGGAGCAGAAGATCCCCTTCAAGGTTGATCCGGGGGCAAACGCCATACTGGTGCCCCGGCGGAACGTCTACGAGGCCCGGATAGCCCTGGCCCAGATGGGTATCCCAAAGGGGGGCGTGGTGGGTTTCGAGATATTCGACCAGCCCAAGATGGGGATGAACGACTTCCAGCAGAGGGTGGCCTACGCCAGGGCCCTGGAGGGGGAGCTGTCCAGGACCATATCCAAGATAGACGCGGTGGAGGAGGCCCGGGTGAGCATCGTGATCCCCGAGCAGCGGCTCTTCCTGGAGGAGCAGCGGCCGTCCACCGCCTCGGTGTTGGTGAGGCTCAAGCCCGGCCGGGAGATAGGCCAGGAGCAGGTCCGGGGGATAGTGAACCTGGTGGCCCGGAGCGTGGAGGGGCTCAGGCCCGAGGACGTGACGGTGGTGGACACCTCCGGCAAGGTGCTGTCGGACCTTATCCACGACGACAACCTGATCTACATGTCCGGCTCCGACGGGCGAGCGGTGTCTTCGGTCCAGCGGGAGCTGGAGCGCCAGCAGGAGCAGGAGCTGGAGCGGAAGGTGCGGGTGATGCTGGAGAAGGTCTTCGGCCCCGGCAAGGCGGTGGTCCGGGTCCGGGTGGAGCTTGACTTCGACAAGAAGAGCACGTCCCGGAGGGAGTTCATCCCCGGTCCGGACGGCAAGGGGGTCATAAGGAGCCAGCAGAACGTGGAGGAGAGCTACACCGGTCCAGGCACCCCTCCCGGTGGTGCGCCGGGCACCACCACCAACATACCGGGTTACGTTGTGAACCCCAACCAGGGGGGCAACGTGGAGTACAACAAGACCGACACGGTGACCAACTACGACATAACCACCCAGGAGTCCCAGACCCAGTCGACCCCGGGGGCCATAAAGCGTCTATCCGCATCGGTGATCGTGGACGGTCAGCTGGATGAGGCGGCCTCTCAGAACCTGAGGCAGACCGTGGCGGCCGCCATCGGGATCGACGAGGCCCGGGGGGATCGGCTGGTGATCCAGGCCATGAAGTTCGACACCACCCTGGCGGATCAGATGCTGGCCCAGCTGGAGGCGGAGAGGCGTCAGCGGCTCATCGGGGCCGCCCTGGTGGGGCTTCTGGTGCTTTTGGCCGCCGGGGGCTTCGGCTTCCTCTGGTACCGGCGGCGTAAGCTGGCGGCCCTTGCAAGGCTGGTCCCCCAGGAGGGGGAGCAGAAGGCTCCGTCCCTCAAGGAGCTCCTGGAGAACCCGGAGCTCATGACCGCCCAGGGAGAGCTGGCCATACTGGAGGAGCAGCTCAGGCTCTACGCCTCCAACAACCCGGAAGAGGTGGCCAACCTCATAAAGAACTGGTTGGCGGAGGAATCTTAG
- the fliG gene encoding flagellar motor switch protein FliG — translation MAKAKDLRGREKAAIFLVAIGPEVSAQVYKHLDDPTIELLTLEIANLRKVTPETKLEVLKEAQEIIMAREFMTQGGVEYARKLLEQALGPERAQDILRRITASLQVRPFDFVRHADPSQLISFIQGEHPQTIALILSYLSPEQAGQVLGGLPPSSQWDVARRIARMDRITPEVLREVERVLERKLSTVMGQDFTMAGGVDAVVAIINRVDRGTERNIIEALEEQDPELAEEIKKRLFVFEDILGMDDRSLQRVLREVDMKDLALALKGASEELKNKFLRNMSKRAADMLREDMDFMGPVRVRMVEEAQQKIVNIVRSLEEAGEIVIARGGEEELVV, via the coding sequence ATGGCCAAGGCCAAGGACCTTAGGGGCAGGGAGAAGGCCGCCATATTCCTGGTGGCCATAGGGCCGGAGGTTTCCGCCCAGGTGTACAAGCACCTGGACGACCCCACCATAGAGCTTCTCACCCTGGAGATAGCCAACTTGAGGAAGGTGACCCCGGAGACCAAGCTGGAGGTCCTCAAGGAGGCCCAGGAGATAATCATGGCCCGGGAGTTCATGACCCAGGGCGGGGTGGAGTACGCCCGGAAGCTGCTGGAGCAGGCCCTGGGACCCGAGCGGGCCCAGGACATACTGCGTCGCATCACCGCCAGCCTCCAGGTCAGGCCCTTCGACTTCGTCCGGCACGCGGACCCGTCCCAGCTCATATCCTTCATCCAGGGGGAGCATCCCCAGACCATCGCCCTCATCCTGTCGTACCTGTCCCCCGAGCAGGCGGGGCAGGTGTTGGGGGGCCTTCCCCCGTCGTCCCAGTGGGACGTGGCCAGGAGGATCGCCCGGATGGATCGGATAACCCCCGAGGTCCTTCGGGAGGTGGAGCGGGTGTTGGAGAGGAAGCTGTCCACCGTCATGGGTCAGGACTTCACCATGGCGGGCGGGGTGGACGCGGTGGTGGCCATAATCAACCGGGTGGACCGGGGCACGGAGCGGAACATCATAGAGGCCCTGGAGGAGCAGGATCCGGAACTGGCGGAGGAGATAAAGAAGCGGCTCTTCGTGTTCGAGGACATCCTGGGCATGGACGACCGGTCGCTGCAGCGGGTGCTCCGGGAGGTCGACATGAAGGACCTGGCACTGGCCCTCAAGGGTGCGTCGGAGGAGCTCAAGAACAAGTTCCTCCGGAACATGTCCAAGCGGGCGGCGGACATGCTACGGGAGGACATGGACTTCATGGGCCCCGTGAGGGTCCGGATGGTGGAGGAGGCCCAGCAGAAGATCGTGAACATAGTCAGGTCCCTGGAGGAGGCGGGAGAGATCGTCATAGCCCGGGGCGGAGAGGAGGAGCTGGTTGTCTAG
- the flgC gene encoding flagellar basal body rod protein FlgC, producing the protein MKVFRSVDVAGSALTAHRVWMDAISSNLANVNTTRTPEGGPYVRRVPIFQERLMAAMKDGSTSSGVKVVAIERDPLPPRMVYQPDHPDANQEGYVAYPNVNVVREMADMMVASRAYEANLTVVETGKAMWNSAIDIMRG; encoded by the coding sequence ATGAAGGTCTTCAGGAGCGTTGACGTGGCGGGCAGCGCGCTGACCGCCCACCGGGTATGGATGGACGCCATATCGTCCAACCTGGCTAACGTGAACACCACCAGGACCCCCGAGGGGGGGCCCTACGTGAGGCGGGTCCCCATATTCCAGGAGAGGCTCATGGCGGCCATGAAGGACGGCTCCACCTCGTCGGGGGTCAAGGTGGTGGCCATAGAGAGGGACCCCCTCCCACCCCGGATGGTTTATCAGCCGGACCACCCGGACGCCAACCAGGAGGGGTACGTGGCCTATCCGAACGTAAACGTGGTCCGGGAGATGGCTGACATGATGGTGGCCAGCCGGGCCTACGAGGCCAACCTGACGGTGGTGGAGACCGGCAAGGCCATGTGGAACAGCGCCATCGACATCATGAGGGGCTAA
- the flgB gene encoding flagellar basal body rod protein FlgB — MRGDLSWGVIQKDLEGLSRRMGAVAQNVANANTPRYARREVSFEDQLAAVIDQPRRLPLAVSDQRHMTNVPLGLDNVKPREDRVEDEIYRYDGNNVDPEVEMAKLAETRMMYQAMSRVLSRKVAMYRTAIGGGR; from the coding sequence GTGCGGGGAGATCTTTCTTGGGGGGTTATCCAGAAGGATCTGGAGGGGCTGTCCCGCCGGATGGGGGCGGTGGCCCAGAACGTGGCCAACGCCAACACGCCCAGGTACGCCCGCCGGGAGGTCAGCTTCGAGGACCAGCTGGCGGCGGTGATAGATCAGCCCAGGAGGTTGCCCCTTGCGGTGAGCGACCAGAGGCACATGACCAACGTCCCTCTGGGGTTAGATAACGTCAAGCCCCGGGAGGACCGGGTGGAGGACGAGATCTACCGGTACGACGGCAATAACGTGGACCCTGAGGTTGAGATGGCCAAGCTGGCGGAGACCAGGATGATGTACCAGGCCATGAGCCGGGTCCTGAGCCGGAAGGTGGCCATGTACAGGACCGCCATAGGAGGTGGACGTTGA
- a CDS encoding tyrosine recombinase XerC, which translates to MIDSFLEYLKSLGRSEHTVINYGVDLGQFAEYLEQAEVHRVQDITRDHVRGFLRSLVGYGFAKASALRKMSSIRGFMGYLRDIGVIERDPSEGVKGPRSSPGLPRAISYPDVCRLLEEGPSGREAFRDRLVMELLYGSGLRVSELCDLDWDDVDVEERWIRVMGKGSKGRMVPFGSIVQDMLRRWGEMVGRAGPLFPGKRGAERLTQRTVHRIVSGCARRVGLFGVSPHTLRHSFATHLLEGGASLRVVQELMGHESLVTTQRYLDVTAERMRFSYQVHHPRAGGDKSHGDA; encoded by the coding sequence ATGATCGATTCTTTTCTGGAATATTTAAAGAGTCTCGGCAGATCGGAACACACGGTGATCAACTACGGGGTGGATCTGGGGCAGTTCGCCGAGTACCTGGAACAGGCGGAGGTACACCGGGTCCAGGATATTACCAGGGATCACGTGAGGGGCTTCCTGCGGAGCCTTGTGGGGTATGGCTTTGCCAAGGCGTCGGCGCTGAGGAAGATGTCCTCCATCCGGGGTTTCATGGGTTACCTCAGGGACATTGGGGTGATCGAGAGGGATCCCAGCGAGGGGGTGAAGGGCCCCAGGTCATCGCCGGGGTTGCCCCGGGCCATCTCCTATCCGGACGTGTGCCGTCTCCTGGAGGAGGGCCCGTCGGGCAGGGAGGCCTTTCGGGACCGGCTGGTGATGGAGCTCCTTTACGGCTCGGGGCTTCGGGTTTCGGAGCTGTGCGATCTGGACTGGGATGACGTGGACGTGGAGGAGCGCTGGATCCGGGTCATGGGCAAGGGGAGCAAGGGGCGCATGGTCCCCTTCGGGTCCATAGTGCAGGACATGTTGCGCCGTTGGGGTGAGATGGTGGGTCGCGCGGGTCCCCTGTTCCCCGGCAAGAGGGGGGCGGAGCGGCTGACCCAGAGGACGGTGCACCGGATAGTGTCCGGCTGCGCCAGGCGGGTGGGGCTCTTCGGGGTTAGCCCCCACACGTTGAGGCACAGCTTCGCCACCCACCTTTTGGAGGGGGGCGCATCGCTTCGGGTGGTTCAGGAGCTCATGGGGCACGAGAGCCTGGTGACCACCCAGCGGTATCTGGACGTTACGGCGGAGCGGATGAGGTTCAGCTATCAGGTCCATCATCCGCGGGCTGGAGGGGATAAGAGCCATGGAGATGCTTAA
- the codY gene encoding GTP-sensing pleiotropic transcriptional regulator CodY yields MNTPSELVESRPKILDPSAMQDLLEKTRLVARALQNRKDRGAPDYSKLSRLLCDLSAANVYIVSRDGRILGYAWISSYDCPIMVDILSSNTLPSGYMDRLNQYHESVLNHTDNGMCAYTDQPCTYSNKHVLYVPINGGGDRLGTLILARFGCPFDTRDLVLAEYLATVVGLEILHDRSRSIEERGRERLVVQMAMRALSYSEVESVRHIIQDLGGSEGVVVASKVADRVGVTRSVIVNALRKLSSAGIIESRSLGMKGTYIKVISSLFLEELGIEE; encoded by the coding sequence ATGAACACCCCTAGTGAGTTGGTTGAGTCCCGGCCGAAGATCCTGGATCCCTCGGCCATGCAGGATCTGTTGGAGAAGACCCGGCTGGTGGCCCGGGCGCTGCAGAACCGGAAGGACCGGGGGGCCCCGGACTACTCCAAGCTGTCCAGGTTGCTCTGCGACCTGTCCGCCGCCAACGTGTACATCGTGAGCCGCGATGGCCGCATCCTGGGCTACGCCTGGATAAGCTCCTACGACTGTCCCATCATGGTGGACATCCTGTCCTCCAATACCCTGCCCAGCGGGTACATGGATCGGTTGAACCAGTACCACGAGTCGGTGTTGAACCACACGGACAACGGCATGTGCGCCTACACGGACCAGCCCTGCACCTACTCCAACAAGCACGTGCTGTACGTTCCGATAAATGGCGGGGGCGACCGGCTTGGGACCCTGATCCTGGCCCGGTTCGGCTGTCCCTTCGACACCCGGGACCTGGTGTTGGCGGAGTACCTGGCCACGGTGGTGGGGCTGGAGATCCTTCACGACCGCTCCAGATCCATAGAGGAGAGGGGCCGGGAGAGGCTGGTGGTCCAGATGGCCATGAGGGCCCTGTCCTACTCGGAGGTGGAGTCCGTGAGGCACATAATCCAGGACCTGGGGGGCTCCGAGGGGGTCGTGGTGGCCAGCAAGGTGGCGGACCGGGTGGGGGTCACCCGGAGCGTGATAGTCAACGCCCTGAGGAAGCTGAGCAGCGCGGGGATAATAGAGAGCCGGAGCTTGGGTATGAAGGGGACTTACATCAAGGTCATAAGCTCTCTCTTCCTGGAGGAGCTGGGCATAGAGGAGTAG
- a CDS encoding FliH/SctL family protein, with protein MSSPRRSLIKAVRVIPEVVRIGRTQRDRGPSPAQEDGSSSPAAPEVSREEALSARVSELESELERALSKASALEAELVSLKLRQEEEMRAFMEEATRKVEELKRQAMEEGRREGFEAGHSQGLLAARAELEEEYRSRFKGALDVLEGIHRSLEEERQALASLLVPQMVRLWEALLSRMLFDRVRLEEGAATRVLKGILAKISDRERLVVYVNPQDHRMVEEAASGLGDLLRGVKHLEVVPDGDVDRGSCIVETNLGVYDARWRTQLEQVDLQVGALLFGGGGLEGE; from the coding sequence TTGTCTAGCCCTCGCCGCAGCCTGATAAAGGCGGTCCGGGTCATCCCCGAGGTGGTCCGGATCGGCAGGACCCAGAGGGACAGGGGGCCGTCCCCAGCACAGGAGGATGGGTCGTCCTCCCCGGCGGCACCCGAGGTCTCCCGGGAGGAGGCCCTGAGCGCCAGGGTGTCGGAGCTGGAGTCGGAGCTGGAGCGGGCCCTCTCCAAGGCGTCCGCCCTGGAGGCGGAGCTGGTTTCCCTGAAGCTCCGCCAGGAGGAGGAGATGCGGGCCTTCATGGAGGAGGCGACCCGGAAGGTGGAGGAGCTCAAGCGCCAGGCGATGGAGGAGGGGCGTCGGGAGGGTTTCGAGGCGGGGCACTCCCAGGGGCTCTTGGCCGCCCGGGCGGAGCTGGAGGAGGAGTACCGCTCCCGGTTTAAGGGGGCCCTGGACGTGCTGGAGGGGATACACCGGTCCCTGGAGGAGGAGCGGCAGGCGCTGGCGTCTCTGCTGGTGCCCCAGATGGTGAGGCTGTGGGAGGCCCTGCTGTCCCGGATGCTTTTCGACCGGGTCCGCCTGGAGGAGGGGGCCGCTACGAGGGTCCTCAAGGGGATACTGGCCAAGATAAGCGACCGGGAACGGCTGGTGGTCTACGTTAACCCCCAAGATCACCGGATGGTGGAGGAGGCCGCATCCGGGCTGGGGGACCTGCTTCGGGGGGTCAAACACCTGGAGGTGGTGCCCGATGGGGACGTGGACCGGGGTAGCTGCATAGTTGAGACCAACCTGGGGGTGTATGACGCCCGGTGGAGGACCCAGCTGGAGCAGGTGGACCTCCAGGTGGGGGCCCTCCTGTTCGGGGGTGGGGGCCTTGAGGGGGAGTGA
- the hslV gene encoding ATP-dependent protease subunit HslV produces MLKGTTVVCVRRGGRVAMAGDGQVTLGAQVVKTRARKVRRLKWDVLAGFAGSTADAMTLFERFERALDAHKGDVLRASVELVKEWRTDRVLRRLEAMMLVADLDRTLLLSGAGDVLEMEEMCASIGSGSGYALAAARALLEGTDWDAPAVARRSLEIAAEICIYTNSNVTLEEIGR; encoded by the coding sequence ATGCTTAAGGGTACCACGGTGGTCTGTGTGAGGCGGGGTGGCCGGGTGGCCATGGCGGGGGACGGCCAGGTCACCCTGGGGGCCCAGGTGGTCAAGACCCGGGCCCGGAAGGTGAGGCGCCTCAAGTGGGACGTGTTGGCGGGCTTCGCGGGGTCCACCGCGGACGCCATGACGCTGTTCGAGCGGTTCGAGCGGGCGTTGGACGCCCACAAGGGGGACGTGCTTAGGGCGTCGGTGGAGCTGGTGAAGGAGTGGCGGACCGACCGGGTCCTTCGGAGGCTGGAGGCCATGATGTTGGTGGCGGACCTGGACAGGACGCTCCTCTTGTCCGGAGCGGGGGACGTGCTGGAGATGGAGGAGATGTGCGCCTCCATAGGCTCCGGTTCCGGCTACGCCCTGGCGGCCGCCCGGGCCCTTCTGGAGGGCACCGACTGGGACGCCCCAGCGGTGGCCCGGAGGTCGTTGGAGATAGCGGCGGAGATATGCATATACACTAACAGCAACGTGACGTTGGAGGAGATAGGCAGATGA
- the trmFO gene encoding methylenetetrahydrofolate--tRNA-(uracil(54)-C(5))-methyltransferase (FADH(2)-oxidizing) TrmFO, with protein sequence MRFDVEVIGGGLAGVEAAFRLARMGFSVGLYEMRPERRSPAHRTHLLGELVCSNSLGADQETSPAGILKAELRRLGSPVMASADRNRVPAGRALAVDREGFARDLTDMVSSLPNVTVVRREVTSIPTGPCILATGPLTEGEMAEALRAVAGGEDGRFLYFYDAASPIVTIDSVDMSRAYRGSRYGQGEDYVNCPLTREEYLAFWEALVSARQAPRHQFEEPRFFEGCLPVEEIARRGVDTLRFGPMRPVGLPGPDGREPYAVVQLRQDDREGRLYNLVGFQTNLLWGEQERVFRMIPALRDAEFVRKGVMHRNLYVCAPKVLDGYLRPLGAHRRDLFLAGQITGVEGYLESAAMGLCAAMFMGCVLKGLELPHLPPETALGSLLRHLREARPEGFQPMNVNLGIFPPLEERIRDRRERCARYFRRALEALEAFLRENPHLDTAG encoded by the coding sequence ATGAGGTTTGACGTGGAGGTGATAGGCGGCGGGCTAGCCGGGGTGGAGGCCGCCTTCCGGCTCGCCCGGATGGGGTTCTCCGTGGGTCTCTACGAGATGCGCCCCGAGAGGCGCTCCCCCGCCCATAGGACCCACCTGTTGGGGGAGCTGGTGTGCAGCAACTCCCTGGGGGCGGACCAGGAGACCAGCCCCGCGGGGATCCTAAAGGCGGAGCTTAGGCGACTTGGCAGTCCGGTTATGGCGAGCGCGGACCGCAACCGGGTCCCCGCCGGCAGGGCCCTGGCGGTGGACCGGGAGGGCTTCGCCCGGGACCTGACCGATATGGTGAGCTCCCTCCCGAACGTGACGGTGGTCCGTAGGGAGGTGACCTCCATCCCCACCGGGCCCTGCATCCTCGCCACGGGCCCCCTTACCGAGGGGGAGATGGCGGAGGCCCTGAGAGCCGTGGCGGGGGGCGAGGATGGCCGGTTCCTGTACTTCTACGATGCCGCCTCCCCCATCGTCACCATAGACAGCGTTGACATGTCCCGGGCCTACCGGGGGAGCCGTTACGGTCAGGGGGAGGACTACGTCAACTGTCCACTGACCAGGGAGGAGTACCTGGCCTTCTGGGAGGCCCTGGTGTCCGCCAGGCAGGCGCCTCGGCACCAATTCGAGGAGCCCAGGTTCTTCGAGGGGTGTCTGCCGGTGGAGGAGATCGCCCGCCGGGGGGTGGACACCCTGCGCTTCGGCCCCATGAGGCCCGTAGGGCTACCGGGCCCGGACGGCCGGGAGCCCTACGCGGTGGTCCAGCTGAGGCAGGACGACCGGGAGGGGAGGCTCTACAACCTGGTGGGGTTCCAGACCAACCTGCTGTGGGGGGAGCAGGAGCGGGTCTTCCGGATGATCCCCGCCCTTAGGGATGCGGAGTTCGTCCGCAAGGGGGTCATGCATCGGAACCTCTACGTCTGCGCCCCCAAGGTGCTGGACGGGTACCTGAGGCCCCTTGGGGCCCACAGGCGGGATCTGTTCCTGGCGGGGCAGATAACCGGCGTGGAGGGCTACCTGGAGAGCGCCGCCATGGGGCTATGTGCCGCCATGTTCATGGGTTGCGTCCTCAAGGGACTGGAGCTGCCCCATCTGCCCCCCGAGACCGCCCTGGGGTCCCTGCTGAGGCACCTTAGGGAGGCCCGGCCCGAGGGGTTCCAGCCCATGAACGTGAACCTGGGGATCTTCCCTCCCCTGGAGGAGAGGATCCGGGACCGGAGGGAGCGCTGCGCCCGGTACTTCCGGAGGGCCCTGGAGGCCCTGGAGGCGTTCCTCCGGGAGAACCCCCATCTGGACACGGCGGGCTAG
- the fliE gene encoding flagellar hook-basal body complex protein FliE: MDVVRLDLSRLASVSPVASPSSGAVGSVTPFEEVLRSSLRSVNSLQMGADQIVQRLALGEVEDVSQVSIAVEKAELALRTLVEIRNKLVDAYQQISRMPV; encoded by the coding sequence GTGGACGTGGTCCGGTTGGATCTTTCTAGGCTTGCGTCGGTGTCCCCGGTGGCTTCCCCTTCGTCGGGGGCCGTTGGGTCGGTGACGCCCTTCGAGGAGGTGTTGCGTTCCAGTCTGAGGAGCGTGAACTCCCTTCAGATGGGGGCGGATCAGATAGTCCAGCGGCTGGCGCTTGGGGAGGTGGAGGACGTGTCCCAGGTGTCCATAGCGGTGGAGAAGGCGGAGCTGGCGCTGAGGACCCTGGTGGAGATCCGCAACAAGCTGGTGGACGCGTACCAGCAGATATCGAGGATGCCGGTGTAG